From the genome of Corallincola holothuriorum, one region includes:
- a CDS encoding tetratricopeptide repeat-containing sulfotransferase family protein, with product MPNPSLQQLHLAAQQALNKQAFREAHQYCLAMLKLKPDHADAHFLLGMIAFSMQQMSKALGLIEHASKLAPANAEYYAQLARVQAMLNNSTAASATLEKAIALQPTDALTLDTIGVVYSRIGMHQQAAKYFQRCTALKPKNAGYWYNLAASLRFTGDFEQARDAYEKVISINPQLYAAHSSLADLGGIDASNNHIQRLERLMQQSKSIDGQVHLGHALLKEYEALADYEKAFKALSRGNQAKKKQLNYLIQHDQQLFDAMERAFADYQFDAAKGCSDDQPIFITGMPRSGTTLVDRIISSHSKVFTAGELQNFGVAMKRSANTTSKQVLDTETIAQAMNIDFAELGQTYINSTRPQTEGHRHFTDKMPLNFFYLGFIHSALPNAKLIYLRRNPMDTCLSNFRQLFALNFSYYNYSYDLLDTGRYYLMFDQLMKFWEKKLSDKLLCVDYEMLVAEPEQEIKRILTFCGLSFEKGCIDFHLNSAPVATASAVQVRQPMNSNSIGRWHRYKTQCEPLKALLQDAGLTIE from the coding sequence TTGCCGAATCCTTCGCTACAACAGCTTCATCTCGCTGCACAACAGGCTCTGAACAAACAGGCGTTTCGCGAAGCACATCAATACTGCTTAGCTATGCTCAAATTAAAACCAGATCATGCCGATGCCCACTTTCTACTAGGTATGATCGCTTTCTCCATGCAACAGATGAGCAAAGCGTTAGGCTTAATAGAGCACGCAAGCAAACTTGCCCCCGCAAATGCTGAATACTATGCACAACTGGCCCGTGTTCAGGCGATGCTCAACAACTCAACAGCTGCATCAGCTACTCTGGAAAAAGCGATTGCACTTCAGCCAACAGACGCCTTGACATTAGACACCATAGGTGTGGTTTACAGCCGTATTGGCATGCATCAACAAGCTGCGAAATATTTTCAACGCTGCACAGCACTCAAACCAAAAAACGCAGGCTACTGGTACAACCTCGCGGCCTCGTTACGCTTCACTGGCGACTTCGAACAAGCCCGCGACGCCTACGAAAAGGTAATATCTATTAATCCGCAGTTGTATGCTGCCCACTCATCGCTTGCCGATCTTGGGGGTATCGATGCCAGCAACAATCATATTCAACGCCTTGAGCGATTGATGCAGCAAAGCAAGAGTATTGATGGCCAGGTACACCTAGGGCATGCCCTGCTAAAAGAGTACGAAGCGTTGGCTGACTATGAGAAAGCCTTCAAAGCCCTCAGCCGCGGCAACCAAGCGAAAAAAAAACAACTCAACTATCTCATTCAACATGACCAGCAGCTATTTGACGCTATGGAGCGGGCTTTCGCTGACTATCAGTTTGATGCAGCAAAAGGGTGTAGCGATGACCAGCCAATATTTATTACTGGTATGCCCCGCTCAGGTACCACCTTGGTTGATCGCATAATTTCAAGCCACAGCAAGGTATTCACCGCTGGCGAGCTACAAAATTTTGGCGTAGCGATGAAGCGCAGCGCAAATACAACCTCAAAACAGGTCTTGGACACAGAAACGATTGCTCAGGCAATGAATATTGACTTCGCTGAGCTTGGTCAAACCTACATCAATAGCACGAGACCGCAAACAGAGGGGCATCGTCACTTCACTGACAAGATGCCGCTGAATTTTTTCTACCTCGGTTTTATCCATAGCGCCTTACCCAACGCCAAATTAATCTACCTGCGGCGCAATCCAATGGATACCTGCCTCAGTAACTTTCGTCAGCTATTTGCCCTCAACTTCAGCTACTACAACTACTCATATGATCTACTAGACACTGGGCGTTATTACCTGATGTTTGACCAGCTAATGAAGTTTTGGGAGAAAAAACTGAGTGATAAGTTACTCTGTGTTGACTATGAAATGTTAGTCGCCGAACCCGAGCAAGAGATCAAACGCATACTTACATTTTGTGGTTTGTCATTTGAAAAAGGCTGTATCGATTTCCACCTCAATAGCGCCCCCGTCGCGACAGCTAGTGCAGTACAAGTACGCCAACCGATGAACAGCAACTCAATCGGCCGCTGGCATCGCTACAAAACACAATGCGAGCCACTTAAAGCCCTATTACAAGATGCTGGGCTAACGATTGAGTGA
- a CDS encoding cache domain-containing protein has translation MVRNLSLRSWLITALILALLFISSGIFITHLLTNRQLDESAQRLQLINSLRKQALLTYFETASTELTFWSLNPKLVSKQAELNALWDNYAATQGDPGARLREVYVEKNPHPKGQYRELVDTGIKNSRYNEIHVELHPMARRFVTERGYYDALLITPNGNTLYSVEKEADFGAALLDDSWRDTLLSTTFQRAMATPGKVVISDIAHYQPSGDAPTIFIARTMSNKNDQVLGVLVFQLPTDELRQIMHFKAGMGESGETYLVGQDYLMRSDSRFESSSTVLQKQVKTPAIENALAGNAGVMHIPDYRGIPVLSAYDYIDFDTFRWAIVAEIDRAEALNKVSGIHASLAGLMALFYVLALGSVWLIRGDDIESQEALSLMLDTDNNEPEQPI, from the coding sequence ATGGTACGGAACTTATCACTACGATCTTGGCTAATCACCGCTCTCATTCTGGCGCTGCTGTTTATCAGCAGTGGCATCTTTATTACCCACCTCCTCACCAATCGCCAATTAGATGAATCAGCGCAACGACTGCAACTGATTAACAGCCTGCGCAAGCAGGCTCTGCTGACCTATTTCGAAACCGCCAGTACCGAGCTAACCTTCTGGAGTTTGAACCCCAAATTGGTCAGTAAGCAAGCTGAACTCAACGCCCTGTGGGATAATTATGCGGCGACACAGGGAGACCCAGGCGCTAGGTTGCGCGAAGTGTATGTCGAAAAAAATCCGCACCCGAAAGGTCAATACCGAGAGCTGGTTGATACCGGCATTAAAAACTCCCGTTACAACGAGATACATGTAGAGCTTCATCCTATGGCTCGCCGCTTTGTGACTGAACGCGGTTATTACGATGCGTTATTGATCACCCCAAATGGAAATACGCTTTACAGCGTCGAAAAAGAGGCCGATTTTGGTGCGGCGTTGCTGGATGATTCATGGCGAGATACCTTACTGTCCACCACTTTTCAGCGAGCGATGGCAACACCTGGCAAAGTAGTTATCAGTGACATTGCCCACTACCAACCGAGTGGCGATGCGCCTACGATATTTATCGCACGTACGATGAGTAACAAAAACGATCAGGTTTTAGGAGTACTGGTATTTCAGCTACCCACAGATGAATTACGCCAGATCATGCATTTTAAAGCGGGAATGGGCGAGTCAGGTGAAACCTATTTAGTTGGTCAAGACTATCTCATGCGCAGCGACTCTCGCTTTGAAAGCTCCTCTACCGTTCTCCAAAAACAGGTAAAAACACCGGCCATTGAGAATGCTTTGGCGGGTAATGCCGGGGTTATGCATATACCAGACTATCGCGGCATACCGGTTTTATCTGCCTATGACTATATCGACTTTGACACTTTTCGCTGGGCTATTGTGGCCGAAATTGATCGAGCGGAAGCACTCAATAAAGTCAGCGGCATTCATGCCTCGTTGGCAGGTTTGATGGCTCTGTTCTATGTCTTAGCGCTAGGCTCAGTTTGGCTAATTCGTGGTGATGACATTGAATCACAAGAGGCGCTATCGCTAATGCTTGATACAGATAACAATGAGCCTGAACAGCCTATCTAA
- a CDS encoding TAXI family TRAP transporter solute-binding subunit, with protein sequence MRTRLFILGLIWLALISATVLWFISTQETRLTIAAGPRHSESFELASAIAKVYNQQNELSQIDVFETGGSSDNIRLLQAGHVDFATTQADAQVNEKSTAVASLFVDAYQLIVNDASNINSFNELQGKFVVTAPLISGQHDSFWFVADHYGLTQDDLTALPMSEEAANFAMVMGQVDAAYRVRAPGNRAIRALVRNQQMHIVPIEHAEALSLRHSSLSAGVVPAGAYRGSPPVPERDLPTAVLDRVLLAHKDLDYEVVNELTALLFEHHSELAAHSKLAGFIRPITDDSDIPIPLHPGAQGYYDREKPGFLQKNTRMLASFIYVGAFVSSLGLALRSRVMRRRKVRVSEYTLQLMNIAEQAQQTQENAQLHELKDELVKILNTVVTDLSKDKVTQEEFEHFSFTWQAVNTLVRDRLAFANGME encoded by the coding sequence ATTCGCACACGTCTGTTTATTTTGGGCCTAATTTGGCTGGCACTAATAAGCGCCACAGTGCTCTGGTTCATATCAACGCAAGAAACACGGCTGACAATCGCTGCAGGGCCACGTCACAGCGAATCGTTTGAGCTGGCCTCTGCCATTGCTAAAGTCTATAACCAGCAGAATGAGCTCTCCCAAATAGATGTTTTTGAGACTGGCGGTTCATCAGACAACATCCGCTTATTGCAAGCCGGTCACGTTGACTTCGCAACCACACAAGCGGATGCACAGGTCAATGAAAAGAGTACCGCAGTGGCCTCGCTATTTGTTGATGCCTACCAGCTCATCGTCAACGATGCATCTAACATAAATAGCTTCAACGAATTACAGGGCAAGTTTGTGGTGACGGCACCACTAATCAGTGGCCAACACGATTCGTTCTGGTTTGTGGCCGACCATTATGGCCTCACGCAAGATGATTTAACGGCTTTGCCTATGTCAGAAGAAGCCGCTAATTTCGCCATGGTAATGGGACAGGTTGACGCCGCTTATCGAGTACGGGCGCCAGGCAACCGCGCTATCCGTGCGCTGGTGAGAAATCAGCAAATGCATATTGTACCAATCGAGCATGCTGAAGCGCTGTCTCTACGACACTCCTCTTTAAGCGCTGGTGTTGTGCCTGCCGGCGCGTATCGGGGATCGCCTCCCGTACCGGAACGAGATCTACCAACAGCCGTGTTGGATCGAGTTTTACTGGCTCACAAAGACCTCGACTATGAGGTGGTCAATGAACTCACAGCGCTGTTATTTGAACATCATTCTGAGTTAGCAGCGCACAGTAAATTAGCCGGGTTTATTAGACCTATTACTGATGACTCTGATATTCCTATCCCGCTACATCCCGGTGCTCAAGGCTATTACGATCGCGAAAAACCAGGATTCCTACAAAAGAACACTCGCATGCTGGCGTCGTTTATTTACGTAGGCGCTTTTGTTTCATCATTGGGACTAGCGCTCCGCTCACGGGTAATGCGCCGACGAAAAGTACGGGTTAGTGAATACACACTGCAGCTGATGAATATCGCGGAACAAGCGCAACAAACACAAGAAAATGCTCAGCTCCATGAGCTTAAAGATGAACTGGTCAAAATCCTCAACACCGTAGTCACTGATCTCTCGAAAGATAAGGTGACCCAAGAGGAGTTTGAACATTTCAGCTTTACCTGGCAGGCGGTGAACACGCTGGTTCGAGATCGTTTAGCCTTCGCGAATGGGATGGAGTAG
- a CDS encoding DEAD/DEAH box helicase, producing MQLRDYQQAAVDAVLTHFRRTDDAAVIVLPTGAGKSIVIAELARLARFPILVLAHVKELVEQNHAKFQAYGFDGGIYSAGLGRKESQHAVTFASVQSLSRNLQQFSGYYSLLIVDECHRISEESESQYQQVISHLRQQNPQLKVLGLTATPYRLDKGWIYQQHHHGYVRTDQSVPFKKCVYELPLRHLISRGYLTPPTVIDAPAARYQFDELPKEYTEAELDQFLARCPRVTKAICEQLLVLAEQRRGVMVFAASVNHAAEIARYLPNAETAVITGATPGKQRDLLIEQFKQQQLKFLINVAVLTTGFDAPHVDLIAILRRTASVSLYQQIVGRGLRLYDGKDDCLVIDYAGNNYDLHQPEIGIVRPNPNSELVQVLCPECGYGNLFWGLKDADGDVIEHHGRRCQGLVNDPADAEQQIQCGFRYQYKECPQCNAQNDIAARQCHDCGAQLIDADNLLRQALQLKDRKVLRCAGISAQADGELLTLIYHDEDGVELKERFDFASAGQRKKFNELFCRRVTAKPQPLAAAVEVVDQIADLVAPDFVIARQQKKFWKIEHRIFDYQGPYRKAHQA from the coding sequence GTGCAACTACGTGACTACCAACAGGCTGCCGTTGATGCGGTGTTGACGCACTTCCGCAGAACCGATGACGCGGCGGTCATTGTGTTGCCTACCGGTGCGGGGAAAAGTATCGTTATCGCCGAGTTGGCGAGACTGGCACGGTTTCCGATTTTGGTGCTGGCCCACGTGAAAGAACTGGTAGAGCAAAACCACGCAAAATTTCAGGCCTATGGCTTTGATGGTGGTATCTATTCTGCCGGTTTAGGGCGCAAAGAAAGCCAACATGCTGTGACCTTCGCCAGTGTGCAGTCGCTGAGTCGTAATCTGCAGCAGTTCAGCGGTTACTATTCACTGTTAATCGTTGATGAGTGCCATCGCATCAGCGAAGAGAGTGAAAGCCAATATCAGCAGGTGATTAGTCATCTGCGTCAGCAAAATCCGCAGCTAAAAGTGCTGGGCCTAACCGCCACCCCCTACCGTTTAGACAAAGGCTGGATCTATCAGCAACACCACCACGGTTATGTGCGTACAGACCAATCTGTGCCTTTTAAGAAATGTGTCTATGAACTGCCATTGCGCCACTTGATCTCACGGGGTTACCTGACACCGCCAACCGTGATTGATGCGCCTGCTGCGCGCTACCAGTTTGATGAGTTGCCCAAAGAGTACACGGAAGCCGAATTGGATCAGTTTCTGGCTCGTTGCCCGCGAGTTACCAAGGCGATCTGTGAGCAGTTGTTGGTGTTGGCTGAGCAGCGCCGAGGTGTGATGGTATTTGCCGCCAGTGTTAATCATGCCGCAGAGATTGCCCGTTATCTTCCTAATGCTGAAACAGCAGTGATTACTGGTGCCACACCGGGTAAACAGCGCGACCTGCTGATTGAACAGTTTAAACAGCAGCAGCTGAAATTTTTGATCAATGTTGCGGTACTGACGACCGGTTTTGATGCGCCCCATGTGGATTTGATTGCCATTTTGCGCCGTACCGCGTCGGTGAGTTTGTATCAGCAGATCGTTGGTCGTGGCCTACGTCTTTATGACGGCAAAGATGATTGTTTGGTGATTGACTATGCAGGTAATAATTATGACCTGCATCAGCCGGAAATCGGCATTGTGCGGCCAAACCCAAACAGTGAACTGGTGCAGGTGCTGTGCCCTGAGTGTGGTTATGGCAATCTGTTTTGGGGACTAAAGGATGCTGATGGTGATGTGATTGAGCATCATGGCCGTCGTTGTCAGGGCTTGGTGAATGATCCTGCCGATGCAGAGCAACAGATCCAGTGTGGTTTTCGTTATCAATATAAAGAGTGCCCGCAGTGCAATGCACAAAATGATATTGCGGCGCGACAGTGCCATGATTGCGGCGCGCAGCTGATTGATGCGGATAATTTGCTACGGCAGGCATTGCAGTTGAAAGATCGCAAAGTGCTGCGTTGTGCGGGAATATCCGCTCAGGCGGATGGCGAGTTGCTGACACTGATTTATCACGATGAGGATGGCGTAGAATTAAAAGAGCGCTTTGATTTTGCTAGCGCTGGGCAGCGGAAAAAGTTCAATGAGCTGTTTTGTCGTCGGGTGACGGCCAAGCCGCAGCCTTTGGCCGCGGCGGTAGAGGTGGTCGATCAAATTGCTGATCTGGTCGCGCCAGATTTTGTGATCGCCCGTCAGCAGAAAAAATTCTGGAAAATCGAGCACCGTATTTTTGATTATCAAGGGCCTTATCGCAAAGCTCATCAAGCTTAG
- a CDS encoding PaaI family thioesterase, which produces MSELVPAVAAANHQSLAASHQQCIACGDPQMNPLTLGLGFSTTSASSVAADCRITAAWQGYSGIMHGGVISTLLDAAMTHCLFHHGVKALTAELNVKFVRPVAVGLQLHVSAALVKQRRAVFWLNAELADSSAIYATAAAKFVRAEC; this is translated from the coding sequence ATGTCTGAGTTAGTGCCAGCGGTTGCGGCGGCCAACCATCAGTCGTTAGCCGCTTCTCACCAGCAGTGTATTGCTTGCGGTGATCCACAAATGAACCCGCTGACGCTCGGTTTGGGGTTCTCTACCACGTCAGCATCGAGCGTTGCTGCAGATTGTCGGATCACTGCAGCGTGGCAAGGCTATTCGGGGATCATGCATGGTGGCGTGATCTCCACGCTGTTGGATGCAGCAATGACCCACTGTCTGTTTCATCACGGGGTAAAAGCACTGACGGCAGAGCTGAACGTGAAGTTTGTGCGGCCTGTGGCTGTCGGTTTACAACTGCATGTTTCAGCGGCGCTGGTTAAACAGCGCAGAGCCGTGTTCTGGCTTAATGCTGAGCTGGCTGACTCATCTGCTATCTACGCAACCGCTGCTGCGAAATTTGTGCGTGCGGAGTGCTAG
- a CDS encoding TonB-dependent receptor: MPIAKFKRSAVCVAIAGVLHTPVYAEDEPNLDDTEGLERISVTASRRVNTVQEIPLNITALGGDQLADNRITDLVDVAKWVPGLNVVDQGGRGPDQIIVRGLNTSSLGPTTSNSGGGTVGTYVGEIPVYVDLFLNDMERVEVLIGPQGTLYGAGTLAGAIRYIPVKPQFDAYEANITGGVSQTSHADDMNYESHFVFNFPLGEDFAFRGSMGYVEESGFIDYNYIVREPGVSNPQPDFSNPTDVSTNLRKQADNNGNETVYGRASLRWSPISELDSTLNYYYQKEKPEGRSLVHTAAFNTGKYENAYRFEEPNEVKNQLISLELSYDLGFAELVSATGYSKYDEEGQRDQTDLLLDFEYGYEDFPSFAAFTREIGEEKTLTQELRLVSTDEGPFSWIVGAYYNKFENDATSEEFVPGLPEFWDVNRPDNLEYYSVLDQELTEKALFGEVTFGLTDQLSLTLGGRYYDYEDDVTQGFDLPLLNTIYGAGPDDINPDLVSANATDDGTLLKGNLAYQYDEDVLIYATYSEGYRIGGVNAVAECQPDQNQGQNLCALPNEVLILPDETNNYEIGLHSALLDNTLELNAALYYIEWDDLQVDGRTENGGLPITINGAEAMSRGVETSARYLLTDEVIVYGTYAYTNAELTEDAAGIGEDGDRLPGSPEHQFSAGATYKTEVWNGKQLEIGYTMTAQSDILTKTGERDFGESLAGYAIHNLSAKLSFDDWVVTLYADNFTDKYALTSVREDYSKIRQVGDFDLRRYGHYVNEPRTVGLNVTYFFGD; this comes from the coding sequence ATGCCGATTGCCAAGTTTAAACGGAGCGCTGTTTGCGTCGCTATCGCTGGGGTGCTACACACCCCTGTATACGCTGAAGACGAGCCTAATCTAGATGATACCGAAGGGTTGGAACGGATCTCTGTAACCGCCTCTCGTCGCGTTAATACCGTGCAGGAGATACCACTAAATATCACCGCTTTGGGTGGCGATCAGCTGGCCGACAACCGGATCACAGACTTAGTCGACGTCGCGAAATGGGTGCCAGGTCTGAATGTGGTTGACCAAGGTGGGCGTGGTCCCGATCAGATTATTGTCCGTGGCTTAAATACCAGTTCACTAGGGCCAACTACCTCTAATAGTGGTGGCGGCACAGTCGGTACCTACGTCGGCGAGATCCCTGTTTATGTTGATCTTTTTCTCAATGACATGGAACGAGTCGAAGTATTGATTGGGCCACAAGGTACGCTCTACGGAGCAGGAACACTGGCTGGAGCGATCCGTTATATACCTGTCAAACCACAATTTGACGCGTATGAAGCCAACATCACCGGTGGTGTCTCACAAACCAGCCACGCTGATGATATGAATTACGAAAGTCATTTCGTATTTAATTTCCCCCTCGGTGAGGACTTCGCCTTCCGCGGTTCAATGGGCTACGTCGAAGAGTCTGGCTTTATAGACTACAACTATATCGTTCGTGAGCCCGGCGTATCTAACCCACAGCCAGACTTCAGCAACCCTACAGATGTCAGCACGAATCTGCGTAAGCAAGCGGACAACAATGGCAACGAAACCGTTTACGGTCGCGCCTCTCTGCGTTGGAGTCCCATATCAGAACTCGATAGCACGCTTAATTACTACTACCAGAAAGAGAAACCGGAAGGGCGCTCATTAGTTCACACCGCGGCATTTAATACCGGAAAATATGAAAATGCCTACCGCTTTGAAGAGCCTAACGAAGTTAAAAACCAACTTATTAGCTTAGAGCTAAGCTATGACCTTGGTTTTGCTGAACTGGTGTCTGCAACAGGTTATTCCAAGTATGACGAAGAGGGACAGCGTGACCAGACAGATCTGCTACTCGACTTTGAATACGGTTACGAAGATTTCCCTTCGTTTGCCGCATTTACCCGAGAGATCGGCGAAGAGAAGACTTTAACCCAGGAATTACGCTTAGTTTCTACCGACGAGGGTCCATTCTCATGGATTGTCGGCGCTTATTATAATAAGTTCGAAAACGATGCAACCTCGGAAGAGTTTGTCCCCGGTTTACCAGAGTTCTGGGATGTGAACCGTCCAGACAATCTCGAATACTACTCAGTTCTAGATCAAGAGCTGACCGAAAAGGCCCTATTTGGTGAGGTTACTTTTGGTCTGACAGATCAATTAAGCCTGACCTTGGGTGGGCGCTATTACGATTACGAAGATGATGTCACTCAGGGCTTCGACCTGCCGCTGCTTAACACCATCTACGGTGCTGGCCCAGATGATATAAACCCAGATCTAGTGTCAGCCAATGCAACGGACGACGGCACCCTGCTGAAAGGTAATTTGGCCTATCAATACGATGAAGATGTTCTTATCTATGCCACGTATAGCGAAGGTTATCGTATCGGTGGTGTGAATGCGGTCGCCGAATGTCAACCGGATCAAAATCAGGGGCAGAACCTCTGTGCTCTGCCTAATGAAGTACTGATCTTACCTGATGAAACCAATAACTACGAAATTGGCTTGCACAGTGCGCTATTGGATAACACGCTCGAGCTAAATGCAGCGCTCTACTATATCGAGTGGGACGATCTTCAAGTAGATGGACGTACAGAGAATGGCGGCTTACCGATTACGATTAATGGCGCAGAAGCGATGAGCCGTGGTGTGGAAACCTCTGCCCGTTACCTGCTTACCGATGAAGTAATCGTTTACGGTACCTACGCTTACACCAATGCTGAATTGACCGAAGATGCTGCAGGTATCGGCGAAGACGGTGATCGCTTACCCGGCTCACCAGAACATCAATTCTCTGCTGGTGCCACCTACAAAACCGAAGTGTGGAATGGCAAACAGCTTGAAATTGGTTACACCATGACGGCGCAAAGCGACATACTAACAAAAACTGGCGAAAGAGATTTTGGCGAATCCCTTGCCGGTTACGCCATCCATAACCTATCAGCCAAACTCAGTTTCGATGATTGGGTTGTCACCTTATATGCCGATAACTTCACTGACAAATATGCACTCACATCAGTACGTGAAGACTATAGCAAGATCCGTCAAGTCGGTGACTTCGACCTTCGTCGTTATGGTCATTACGTCAATGAACCACGCACTGTAGGTCTCAATGTTACCTACTTCTTTGGTGACTGA